In the genome of Paenibacillus pabuli, one region contains:
- a CDS encoding serine hydrolase domain-containing protein, producing the protein MQMNRGYHTINKVIACVLSFIFIIMAIAVPAHADEKQVETTPSRLPLSKLEETIDAYVASYEKYTAAVSVVAIKDGETIVNKAYGYADIENQRKADTSTVFEWASISKLLVYTSLMQLVEQGKLDLDTDIRKYLPEGFFKKLKYDEPITLLNLMHHNAGWEDQTATEVYYYDENENVDLGETLRKNEPKQIYKPNSVVGYSNYGVGLGGYIVELVSGQPYYEYVNQHIFEPLHMNDTTVHPTGQDRPDIVQRRNEVEGYTKDLKRIPENRVFVTFYPTGAAIGTAEDLGKFLAALMPVDDSHVLFAKRDTLDEMLSTSLYYDETSIPRFAHGFVEMEYGVPTLMHEGNLKGFSSKVVFDPASKFGMVIMTNIAFEEIYYYGLIRKIFGNSTYVNSVTSEEGGYFQSARRAASRFTDLFRQLDITKFSKAELSSLYNVVEHNGVIEKISYTPYMDYLPVSNLKVNLIVISFIPVALAIIFSLGALIGYIIRMLLYKLKKRGNFPTDFDKYHLAIHFAGVLLLINLFIILSRLPSYPAYSSLRINLMFNLFYILLAVGYLGLLIYKLRKSSYSKKQKMMYILSGISAFILAAFVVGWHLYV; encoded by the coding sequence ATGCAGATGAATCGTGGATATCACACTATAAACAAAGTAATCGCTTGTGTTCTGTCATTTATATTTATCATTATGGCAATAGCAGTACCTGCCCACGCTGATGAGAAACAGGTTGAGACTACACCATCCAGGCTTCCTTTATCCAAGCTAGAGGAAACGATTGATGCTTATGTTGCCTCGTACGAGAAGTATACCGCTGCCGTTTCGGTTGTGGCGATCAAAGACGGCGAAACCATTGTGAATAAGGCATATGGTTACGCAGATATTGAGAATCAGCGAAAAGCGGATACCTCTACGGTTTTTGAATGGGCTTCTATCTCTAAACTGTTGGTCTATACGAGTCTGATGCAGCTTGTCGAACAAGGGAAGCTTGATCTGGATACGGATATCAGAAAATATCTGCCAGAAGGATTTTTCAAAAAGCTCAAATACGATGAACCGATTACCCTATTGAACCTGATGCATCACAATGCGGGTTGGGAAGATCAAACAGCGACCGAAGTGTATTATTACGACGAGAATGAAAATGTTGATTTAGGAGAAACGCTGCGTAAAAATGAGCCGAAACAGATATACAAACCGAATAGCGTCGTCGGTTATTCAAACTATGGCGTTGGTCTAGGCGGTTACATCGTGGAATTGGTAAGTGGCCAACCTTATTATGAATATGTTAATCAACATATTTTTGAACCTCTTCATATGAACGACACTACGGTTCATCCAACGGGACAAGATCGTCCAGACATCGTGCAGAGAAGGAATGAGGTTGAAGGGTATACGAAAGATTTGAAACGGATCCCTGAGAACAGAGTATTCGTAACGTTCTATCCTACAGGGGCAGCGATCGGGACAGCAGAAGATTTAGGGAAATTCCTTGCAGCGCTGATGCCTGTGGATGATAGCCATGTATTATTTGCAAAGAGGGATACGTTAGACGAAATGTTGTCAACAAGTCTATATTATGATGAGACTTCGATTCCTCGATTTGCGCATGGGTTCGTTGAGATGGAATACGGGGTACCTACACTGATGCATGAGGGGAATTTAAAAGGGTTCTCAAGTAAAGTTGTCTTTGATCCAGCATCCAAATTTGGAATGGTGATCATGACAAACATTGCGTTTGAGGAAATTTATTATTATGGACTTATTAGAAAAATCTTTGGTAATAGTACATACGTTAATTCGGTTACTTCTGAGGAGGGAGGGTATTTTCAATCCGCACGCCGGGCAGCTTCTAGATTTACTGATTTATTTAGGCAGCTTGATATAACCAAATTTTCAAAAGCTGAGTTAAGTAGTCTTTATAATGTGGTCGAGCATAATGGAGTTATTGAGAAAATTTCCTACACTCCTTACATGGATTACTTGCCTGTATCGAATTTGAAGGTGAACTTGATTGTAATATCTTTTATTCCTGTTGCGCTAGCCATCATTTTTAGCTTAGGTGCTTTGATCGGTTACATAATCCGGATGCTTCTTTACAAACTTAAAAAACGAGGAAATTTTCCGACCGATTTTGATAAATACCATCTTGCAATACATTTTGCAGGTGTGTTACTGCTTATTAATCTTTTCATCATACTTAGCAGACTACCAAGTTATCCCGCTTATTCTTCGCTACGGATCAATTTAATGTTTAACCTGTTTTATATACTTCTAGCAGTGGGGTATCTTGGCTTGCTTATTTACAAACTGCGGAAGAGCAGTTACAGCAAAAAGCAAAAGATGATGTACATCTTGTCTGGCATCTCGGCTTTCATCTTGGCTGCTTTTGTTGTGGGATGGCATTTGTATGTTTAG
- a CDS encoding FRG domain-containing protein: protein MSKHSDNIFCEYTINSWEDCRKLFRSIEKWVFRGQSNSQWSLQTTLERGAKINNSNIRDIPMIERNIIEKFQRRAFHYLEKPPEVENVLEWLSLIQHHGGPTRLLDFSYSYFVALFFSIDQALQESTVFCLNKKLINAKGLETEKWRGLEDEKYFGTRKYCNEKLIEQTSSPLVMLIEPFNIHERLSSQQGLFAIPFEGLQAFEYNLSLTVNRFRKELPISKIIDNHDEDLIELLNQECALLKVNIPKDFHNEIRRELKLMNISSETIYPGIDGFTKSLYGEFDINYRS, encoded by the coding sequence TTAGAAGCATTGAAAAGTGGGTATTTAGGGGACAATCAAATAGTCAATGGTCATTACAAACTACATTAGAAAGAGGAGCTAAAATCAATAACTCTAATATTAGAGATATTCCAATGATTGAAAGAAACATTATTGAAAAATTTCAACGTAGAGCTTTTCATTACTTGGAAAAACCTCCAGAAGTAGAGAATGTTTTAGAGTGGTTATCTTTAATACAACATCATGGAGGACCAACGAGATTATTAGACTTTTCCTATTCATACTTTGTGGCTTTGTTTTTTTCAATCGATCAGGCATTGCAAGAATCCACTGTCTTCTGCCTAAATAAAAAGTTAATCAATGCGAAGGGTCTTGAAACAGAAAAATGGAGAGGTTTAGAGGATGAGAAGTATTTTGGGACAAGAAAATATTGTAATGAAAAATTAATTGAACAAACTTCAAGCCCACTTGTAATGTTAATTGAGCCCTTTAATATACATGAGCGACTCTCCAGTCAGCAAGGTCTATTCGCTATTCCATTTGAAGGACTTCAAGCATTTGAATACAATCTGTCCTTAACTGTAAATAGATTTAGAAAGGAATTACCAATAAGTAAGATAATTGATAATCATGATGAAGATTTAATAGAGTTATTGAATCAGGAATGTGCATTGCTTAAAGTGAATATTCCAAAAGATTTTCATAATGAAATTAGAAGAGAATTAAAATTAATGAATATATCTAGTGAAACTATTTATCCAGGAATTGATGGCTTTACAAAATCATTATATGGTGAATTTGATATAAATTATCGATCTTAA
- a CDS encoding carbohydrate ABC transporter permease translates to MFHKRSLGESIFSIVNTCFMLLLCVVTLYPFLYVLFASLSDPAEIARFRGMLFFPTGFNLDAYKAVMDNPMILTGYRNTIFYVVGGTAINLFMTTLGAYALSRRNVYFNNSIMLMIVITMVFNGGLIPTFLLVNSLGMLDTPWALLLPGAISSFNLIIMRTAFQAVPVSLEESARIDGANDWIIMSRIIVPLSMPVIAVMILWYAVGHWNSYFSALIYLRDRELFPLQLVLREILISNSTDSMTTGAAATDRLDIGITIKYATVIISTLPILCLYPFLQKYFVHGVLIGALKE, encoded by the coding sequence ATGTTTCACAAACGCAGCCTTGGTGAATCGATATTTTCCATCGTCAATACATGTTTCATGCTTCTGCTTTGCGTCGTCACGCTTTATCCGTTCCTTTACGTATTGTTCGCCTCTTTGAGCGATCCCGCAGAAATCGCCCGATTTCGCGGCATGCTGTTTTTCCCTACCGGGTTTAATCTAGATGCTTATAAAGCTGTAATGGATAATCCCATGATTCTGACCGGCTACCGGAACACCATCTTCTATGTTGTTGGCGGTACAGCCATCAACTTATTCATGACAACGCTTGGAGCCTATGCCCTTTCTCGCCGCAACGTCTATTTCAACAATTCCATCATGCTCATGATCGTGATCACGATGGTGTTCAATGGGGGGCTCATCCCAACGTTTCTGCTGGTTAACAGTCTCGGCATGTTGGATACGCCTTGGGCTCTTCTCTTGCCAGGGGCTATCAGTTCATTTAACTTAATCATTATGCGAACCGCGTTTCAAGCTGTACCCGTAAGCTTGGAGGAATCCGCCCGAATCGACGGAGCCAATGACTGGATCATTATGAGCAGAATCATTGTTCCTCTTTCGATGCCCGTTATTGCCGTCATGATTTTGTGGTATGCAGTAGGACATTGGAATTCGTACTTTAGCGCATTGATTTATTTGCGTGATCGGGAGTTATTCCCCCTACAATTAGTGCTCCGTGAAATTCTGATCTCGAACAGTACGGACAGCATGACAACTGGTGCAGCAGCCACAGATCGGTTGGACATTGGGATCACGATCAAATATGCGACGGTGATCATATCTACACTTCCGATTTTATGCCTGTACCCATTTCTGCAAAAGTATTTTGTGCACGGTGTTCTGATCGGTGCTTTAAAAGAATGA
- a CDS encoding COG2958 family protein, whose protein sequence is MASYSFIDLIDEVFKKVKEPLSEREIWDKAKELGIDKKVGSVGKTPWKTISARIYVNMRDNLNSKYVKVGKRPTRFYLREYQEEEIPSEIEKKLESKEQSEKNLKFNERDLHPLLVKFINEDQHFKAYSRTIYHEYSLKKQKGENKWIHPDIVGVYFPFEDFDKLTTDVQKSLSVNSIKLYSFELKVNLNFSNLREYYFQAVSNSSWANEGYLVCLEIKDDAELMNELQRLNSAFGIGIIKLNSEVVSQSEIILTARDRSELDWTTIDRLIGLNENFKKFFIHITEDIKIGKVKSEYDLIKTDDEMDVYLRSMDFGD, encoded by the coding sequence ATGGCATCCTATTCATTTATCGATTTAATAGATGAAGTATTCAAAAAGGTAAAAGAACCTCTATCTGAGCGAGAGATATGGGATAAAGCAAAAGAATTAGGGATCGATAAGAAAGTTGGTAGTGTGGGTAAGACTCCATGGAAGACTATTAGCGCGAGAATTTATGTGAATATGAGAGATAATTTGAATTCGAAGTATGTTAAGGTTGGAAAACGTCCAACTCGATTTTATTTAAGAGAATATCAGGAAGAAGAGATTCCTTCAGAGATAGAGAAAAAATTAGAAAGTAAAGAGCAATCCGAAAAAAATCTTAAGTTTAATGAACGAGATTTGCATCCATTACTCGTAAAATTTATTAATGAAGATCAACACTTTAAAGCTTATTCTCGCACAATTTATCACGAATACTCGCTTAAAAAGCAAAAAGGTGAAAATAAATGGATTCATCCAGATATTGTTGGAGTTTATTTTCCGTTTGAAGATTTCGATAAATTGACCACTGATGTACAAAAATCACTATCAGTAAATTCGATTAAACTATATTCATTTGAGCTTAAAGTTAATTTGAATTTTTCTAATTTAAGAGAGTATTATTTTCAAGCTGTCTCAAATTCAAGTTGGGCTAATGAAGGATATTTAGTTTGTTTAGAAATCAAAGATGATGCGGAATTGATGAATGAGTTACAAAGGTTGAATAGTGCTTTTGGTATTGGGATTATCAAGCTTAATAGTGAAGTTGTATCTCAGAGCGAGATAATATTAACAGCTAGAGATAGAAGTGAACTTGATTGGACTACAATAGATAGACTAATTGGACTTAATGAAAACTTTAAAAAGTTTTTTATTCATATTACTGAGGATATAAAGATAGGAAAAGTAAAAAGTGAGTATGATCTTATTAAAACAGATGATGAGATGGATGTTTATTTAAGAAGTATGGATTTTGGAGATTAA
- a CDS encoding AraC family transcriptional regulator: MFSIIRRKNTGSRRRSLFIRMLVSNCLLILLPILIWFVFYTNIEHIMKSNAERTNLGMLEQMRLNIDSNFKEIEQLSHQIILNPKLRYLLDTKNNDLSERYHLVQFTKDYLTMHSRITKDFVYDFYIFLDRSDSVIKPNLVTDSHNFYDKYYRFEHLTYEEWRTQMISYHSQNYLPSSTLQRYGYLKDDPMQVITFMQSLPVEDTSNIKGNLTVLIDETKIHEMTRQIESANGSSVYIVNQNHELISSTPGASPLSNSILNELKSNSGLRNYNLNGQDVTVSFTTSEQVGWYYIAVMPLNIYLQKVKQIEHLALWLLLLCILAGSAAAYGIAYRNYFPIKRVIEAIQAGKSHPRKPAVNEFDYILEMMKISWDEERHIKNKLNQQLPILRSNYLHRVLQGYFEPPEQMKQSLEFMGIHFPFPHFVVILVQVDDLTRFAPNQSEKQWALVRFIISNLAEDSVYEWHTIHTIDLEKERLALLVNLMPDQLGHPICRVKDMVSELHRMLATRFKLEISIAVSGVHMGQHQIGEAYLEAAAALEYRMVNGQLSTFYYHDIRQKKLQYYYPVETELQLINCIRSGDKEQVVQLLTQLFDRNFRDESITPELGRCLLFSLAGTLLRIMPSDTLAYRRLTEGDIHPVRFLLSCKTTDEMFEKAKDLYVSAAESFKLERSDHSEQLLLQIQTCIQANYADPNMSLNLLSEHLQITPQYISQFFKKVSGQNLNDYLTVVRMDHAKKLMSDPGLTNAQVAKMVGYTSDTVFIRVFKKIEGITPGRYRENISKCAGLNE; encoded by the coding sequence ATGTTCTCAATCATTCGAAGAAAGAATACCGGGAGCCGAAGAAGAAGCCTGTTCATCAGGATGCTCGTATCCAATTGTCTTCTGATCCTGCTTCCAATCCTAATCTGGTTTGTTTTCTATACCAATATTGAACATATCATGAAATCCAATGCGGAACGGACCAATCTCGGCATGCTTGAGCAGATGCGTCTCAATATAGACAGCAATTTTAAGGAAATCGAACAATTATCCCATCAAATTATTCTCAATCCGAAGCTCCGTTATTTATTGGATACGAAAAATAACGACTTGTCAGAACGATATCATTTGGTCCAGTTTACAAAAGATTATTTAACAATGCATTCGAGAATTACCAAGGATTTTGTGTACGATTTTTATATTTTTTTGGACCGAAGCGATTCTGTGATCAAGCCGAATCTCGTAACCGATTCTCACAACTTTTATGATAAATATTATCGCTTTGAACATCTGACCTATGAAGAATGGCGTACGCAGATGATTAGCTACCATAGTCAAAACTACCTGCCGTCCTCCACCTTACAACGATACGGCTACCTGAAGGATGACCCCATGCAAGTGATTACCTTTATGCAATCCTTGCCGGTCGAAGACACATCCAATATTAAAGGAAATCTTACTGTGCTGATCGATGAAACCAAGATTCACGAAATGACACGACAAATTGAGTCCGCAAACGGGAGTTCCGTTTATATCGTGAATCAAAATCATGAACTTATCAGTAGTACACCTGGTGCAAGTCCTTTATCCAACTCGATATTGAATGAATTGAAGTCGAACTCCGGTTTACGCAATTACAATCTGAACGGTCAAGATGTGACGGTATCATTCACAACCTCGGAACAAGTAGGATGGTACTATATTGCTGTGATGCCTTTGAATATATATTTGCAGAAAGTAAAACAGATAGAGCATCTTGCGCTATGGCTTCTCTTGCTATGTATCCTTGCTGGGAGCGCAGCTGCATATGGAATCGCGTATAGAAACTATTTTCCAATCAAAAGAGTGATAGAGGCGATTCAGGCCGGAAAGTCTCATCCACGTAAACCTGCTGTGAATGAATTTGACTACATCCTGGAAATGATGAAGATTTCCTGGGATGAAGAAAGGCATATTAAAAACAAACTGAATCAACAACTGCCCATACTTCGTTCTAACTATTTGCATCGTGTGCTTCAAGGCTATTTTGAGCCTCCCGAGCAAATGAAACAGTCGCTGGAATTTATGGGCATCCATTTTCCATTCCCTCATTTTGTTGTCATCCTCGTTCAAGTGGACGACTTGACCCGGTTCGCACCGAACCAAAGTGAAAAACAATGGGCCTTGGTGCGATTTATCATCTCCAATCTGGCTGAAGATTCAGTCTACGAATGGCATACGATACATACGATAGACTTGGAGAAAGAGCGACTGGCCCTACTCGTTAATCTAATGCCGGATCAGTTGGGTCATCCGATTTGCCGGGTTAAGGACATGGTATCCGAATTGCATCGCATGCTGGCGACTCGATTCAAGCTGGAAATCAGCATCGCCGTAAGCGGAGTTCATATGGGCCAGCATCAGATTGGAGAAGCCTATTTGGAAGCGGCTGCCGCCTTGGAGTACAGGATGGTCAATGGGCAGCTGTCGACCTTTTACTATCATGATATTCGTCAGAAAAAGCTGCAGTATTATTACCCCGTCGAAACCGAGCTCCAGTTAATCAACTGTATTCGAAGTGGCGATAAAGAACAAGTTGTCCAGCTGCTTACACAGCTGTTCGATCGAAATTTCCGCGACGAATCCATAACTCCAGAGCTTGGGAGATGCCTATTATTCAGTCTTGCCGGTACCCTGTTGCGTATAATGCCTTCGGATACGCTGGCCTACCGGAGGCTTACAGAAGGTGACATACACCCTGTCCGTTTCCTTCTTTCCTGTAAAACAACCGACGAAATGTTCGAAAAAGCGAAGGACCTGTATGTATCAGCCGCCGAATCGTTCAAGCTGGAACGAAGTGACCACAGTGAACAGCTCCTTCTACAAATTCAAACCTGCATTCAAGCAAATTACGCCGATCCAAATATGAGCTTAAATTTATTATCTGAGCATTTGCAGATCACGCCGCAATATATTTCACAATTTTTTAAAAAGGTGAGTGGACAGAACTTAAACGACTATCTGACTGTCGTACGCATGGATCACGCAAAGAAACTGATGTCGGATCCTGGGCTGACTAACGCACAGGTTGCCAAGATGGTTGGTTATACAAGCGATACCGTTTTCATTCGGGTTTTTAAGAAGATTGAAGGCATTACTCCCGGTAGATATAGAGAGAACATTTCGAAATGTGCCGGATTAAATGAATAG
- a CDS encoding extracellular solute-binding protein, whose amino-acid sequence MQMSRKILNKLVPVIACLGLATTSLVGCSSEEMPKGSTESTESTQALTNLSYWVEMHADAAAIMKSYGETTAIKEIENKTGVKIDYQHPAQGQGGEQFNLMMASNSLPDVVEYSWNNYPGGAQKAIKDGKIIPLNDYLDHAPNFKKLLDENPEWRRQASTDDGDIIGFPFIRPVRKLQTFSGPVIRKDWLDKLDLPIPRTIDEWYTVLKALKEQDPNGNGKADEIPIMMGAGELAFTGAFGIPNGYYHEGNTVKYGPVQPEFKQYLATMNLWYKEGLLDKDFAANDSKMYDAKMTGNQVGAAVMAVGGGMGRFMDLMESKEPHFTLVATPYPTLQSGDKPIFGQMDNPIVGIFTAITGSNKDVVETVKFFDYFYSEEGRMIANFGKEGVSYTMDNGYPKYMDSVMNNPDGLPLAQSLKQHVLSAMSGPFLQDVRYLEQYMSRPEQQEASTVWAEPANEKRMPPITIAREDSSQYASIMNDIDTYKNEMIVKFIMGAEPLDKFDEYVSTMRSMGIDEAIQMQQSGLERYNNR is encoded by the coding sequence ATGCAAATGAGCAGGAAAATACTCAATAAGCTTGTACCCGTTATAGCATGTCTGGGACTGGCTACCACATCGCTTGTCGGTTGCAGCAGTGAGGAGATGCCAAAGGGGAGTACGGAATCCACAGAATCTACCCAAGCTTTGACCAACTTATCGTATTGGGTCGAGATGCATGCGGACGCGGCTGCGATTATGAAAAGCTATGGAGAGACAACTGCTATTAAAGAAATCGAAAATAAGACCGGTGTCAAAATCGATTACCAACACCCGGCCCAAGGCCAAGGTGGTGAGCAATTCAACTTAATGATGGCATCGAACTCGCTTCCAGATGTCGTTGAGTATTCGTGGAATAATTATCCTGGAGGCGCTCAAAAAGCAATTAAGGACGGGAAAATCATTCCTTTAAATGACTATTTGGATCATGCTCCCAACTTCAAAAAGCTGCTGGACGAAAATCCGGAATGGAGAAGGCAGGCGTCGACGGACGATGGAGATATTATCGGCTTCCCGTTCATCCGCCCCGTTCGAAAACTGCAAACCTTCTCCGGCCCTGTTATACGTAAAGATTGGTTGGACAAGTTGGATTTGCCTATTCCTAGAACCATCGACGAATGGTACACCGTTTTGAAAGCGCTTAAAGAACAAGATCCTAACGGCAACGGAAAGGCGGATGAAATTCCAATCATGATGGGAGCAGGCGAGCTTGCTTTCACTGGGGCCTTTGGAATCCCGAACGGCTACTATCACGAAGGAAATACGGTGAAATACGGCCCCGTTCAACCCGAGTTTAAGCAATACCTGGCGACGATGAACCTCTGGTACAAGGAGGGCTTGCTGGACAAGGACTTCGCAGCTAATGATAGCAAAATGTACGATGCCAAAATGACCGGCAATCAAGTGGGTGCGGCTGTTATGGCTGTAGGCGGAGGCATGGGCAGGTTTATGGATTTAATGGAGTCCAAGGAACCGCATTTCACGCTTGTTGCCACCCCCTATCCGACATTACAATCCGGCGATAAACCAATATTCGGCCAAATGGACAATCCGATTGTCGGCATATTCACGGCGATAACCGGAAGCAACAAAGACGTCGTTGAAACTGTAAAATTCTTCGATTATTTCTATAGTGAAGAAGGACGAATGATCGCGAACTTCGGTAAAGAAGGCGTATCATACACAATGGATAACGGCTATCCGAAGTATATGGATTCCGTCATGAACAATCCGGATGGATTGCCGCTTGCCCAATCCCTGAAACAGCATGTCTTGTCTGCTATGTCTGGCCCGTTCTTGCAGGATGTGCGCTATCTGGAGCAATATATGTCCAGACCGGAGCAACAAGAGGCTTCAACTGTGTGGGCAGAACCCGCGAATGAAAAAAGAATGCCTCCAATCACCATCGCCAGGGAAGACAGCAGCCAATATGCCTCGATTATGAACGATATCGATACGTATAAGAATGAAATGATCGTTAAATTTATTATGGGCGCAGAACCGCTGGATAAGTTCGATGAGTATGTCTCTACTATGAGAAGCATGGGAATCGACGAGGCAATTCAAATGCAGCAATCCGGGTTGGAACGCTACAACAACCGATAG
- a CDS encoding ABC transporter permease gives MPNVQRNIVNTATENRTDKKWSMIKRDIVRNRYIYLILLPVLAYYIIFHYGPMYGLQIAFKDYGLADGIWKSPWIGFDHFKSFFGNYYFWRLIRNTFLINIYELLFAFPASIILALLLNEIRRSFFKRMVQTISYLPHFISIVVVVGMMIDFFARDGLVNHLLGMIGLEPVAFMQEPGLFRFMYVSSGIWQGIGWGSIIYLAAISNIDPTLYDAARIDGAGRWKQTLHITLPGMMPTIVILLILNMGSMLSVGSDKIILMYNPMTYETADVISTYVFRKGILGADFGYTAAVGLFNSVISFILIVLANSISKRVSEHKLW, from the coding sequence ATGCCTAATGTACAGAGAAACATCGTGAATACGGCAACGGAGAACCGGACAGACAAGAAATGGAGCATGATTAAAAGGGACATAGTTCGGAACCGATACATTTATCTTATCCTGCTGCCCGTCCTTGCCTACTATATTATTTTTCATTACGGACCCATGTATGGTCTGCAAATCGCTTTTAAAGATTACGGGCTTGCAGACGGAATTTGGAAAAGTCCGTGGATAGGTTTCGATCATTTTAAAAGTTTTTTTGGAAACTACTACTTCTGGAGACTGATTCGGAACACCTTCTTGATCAATATCTATGAATTGCTGTTTGCGTTCCCCGCTTCGATTATACTTGCCTTATTGCTTAATGAAATTCGCAGGAGCTTTTTTAAACGGATGGTACAGACGATCAGCTATCTCCCGCACTTTATCTCCATCGTCGTTGTGGTAGGGATGATGATCGATTTCTTTGCCCGCGACGGTCTGGTTAATCACCTTCTCGGCATGATCGGACTTGAACCGGTTGCCTTCATGCAGGAGCCAGGGTTATTTCGCTTCATGTACGTATCCTCTGGCATCTGGCAGGGAATTGGATGGGGCTCTATAATCTATCTTGCTGCCATTTCCAATATTGATCCGACACTCTATGATGCGGCTCGGATTGACGGAGCAGGACGGTGGAAACAAACCTTGCATATTACCCTACCTGGGATGATGCCGACCATTGTGATATTGCTCATTCTCAACATGGGATCCATGCTTTCCGTCGGGAGCGATAAAATTATTTTGATGTACAATCCGATGACCTATGAGACAGCCGATGTCATCTCCACCTATGTATTCAGAAAAGGCATTCTGGGAGCCGATTTCGGTTATACCGCTGCCGTTGGGCTGTTCAATTCGGTCATCAGTTTCATTCTGATCGTACTCGCCAATTCTATTAGCAAACGAGTGAGCGAACATAAATTGTGGTAA
- a CDS encoding caspase family protein — MNKKQRKILNERLGKKVMLSIGVNNYDNECFRNLNKACKDALGVFEVFSKVKNLNLNIEKSKLIVSDGTLNEGTKKNILQEIEAVTKRVSANEDLVIYFSGHGYESDGKNFIVPSDSINNEENELIEIKKIIEIIEMCECKHKLIIIDACFSGVVNSGVKGIESYNFKNLKDYLKESRSTILLSSSGRNEASYEESPSSEYSLFTTFLIEALEGKSESLKNGYLTVQSMYNYIFDNVRTICREYQGIEQRPNIAEKSNGEVILGIYDKLTLEGENDFDNNTIIQIREDEDIFNSVFKDLKIRISDSLWHDTKRTLTELIMNGFEYEKSTDIQLEISSSEITLYIYGNEFHSLERAKTTAERGLGFVNNYLMNYLNQVNAAYKYENGKNIITLIFEEEPAFFIKDICVIKLNEVGFRRYTAEDIILPSGVCKKYYYYTPKRNIAMSQVRSAVTIILDKIPKDSVLVIYDTNIIKGTISFQDYILNERILYR, encoded by the coding sequence ATGAATAAAAAGCAAAGAAAAATACTTAATGAAAGACTAGGAAAGAAAGTTATGTTATCCATAGGCGTTAATAATTATGACAACGAATGCTTCAGAAATTTGAACAAAGCATGTAAAGATGCATTAGGAGTTTTTGAAGTTTTTAGCAAAGTGAAAAATCTAAACTTAAATATAGAAAAGAGTAAGTTAATCGTTTCAGACGGAACACTTAATGAAGGTACAAAAAAAAATATCCTTCAAGAAATAGAGGCTGTCACTAAAAGAGTGTCAGCAAATGAAGATCTGGTAATTTACTTTAGTGGACATGGATATGAATCTGATGGGAAAAATTTTATTGTTCCATCAGATTCAATAAATAACGAAGAAAACGAGTTAATAGAGATAAAAAAAATTATTGAAATTATTGAAATGTGTGAGTGTAAGCACAAGTTAATAATTATTGATGCATGTTTTAGCGGAGTCGTAAATTCAGGAGTAAAGGGGATAGAAAGCTATAATTTTAAAAATCTTAAAGATTACTTGAAAGAGTCACGCTCAACTATTCTTCTTAGTTCGAGTGGAAGAAATGAGGCATCTTATGAAGAATCTCCTAGCAGTGAATATAGTCTGTTTACTACTTTTTTAATAGAAGCACTTGAAGGAAAAAGTGAAAGCTTGAAAAATGGTTATCTAACTGTTCAAAGTATGTATAATTACATTTTCGATAATGTTAGGACAATTTGTCGTGAATATCAAGGTATTGAACAAAGGCCTAATATTGCTGAAAAATCTAATGGAGAAGTTATTTTGGGTATCTATGATAAATTGACTTTAGAAGGAGAAAATGATTTTGATAACAATACAATTATACAAATTAGAGAGGATGAGGACATATTCAATTCCGTTTTTAAAGATTTAAAAATTAGAATTTCAGATTCTCTATGGCATGATACTAAACGTACACTTACTGAGTTGATAATGAATGGTTTCGAATATGAAAAATCGACTGATATTCAACTTGAAATCTCATCAAGTGAAATAACTTTATACATTTACGGTAATGAATTTCACAGCTTAGAAAGAGCAAAAACAACAGCAGAGAGAGGTTTAGGTTTTGTAAACAATTATTTAATGAATTATTTAAATCAAGTAAATGCAGCGTACAAATATGAAAATGGAAAAAACATTATCACACTTATTTTCGAAGAAGAACCAGCTTTTTTTATCAAAGATATTTGTGTTATTAAATTAAATGAAGTTGGTTTTAGAAGATATACAGCTGAAGATATTATATTGCCCAGTGGAGTATGCAAAAAATATTATTATTACACTCCAAAAAGAAATATAGCGATGAGTCAGGTTCGTTCAGCTGTCACTATAATACTTGACAAAATACCAAAAGACAGTGTTTTAGTTATATATGATACAAATATTATAAAAGGTACAATTAGCTTTCAGGATTATATTTTAAATGAGAGAATATTGTATAGATAA